The genomic stretch GTATCGGAGTCTCGCGGGTGCCTTGCAGTATCTGACCGTGACGAGACCGGATCTCTCTTATGCTGTGAATCGTCTATGTCAGCACATGCACTCTCCTTTGGTTTCGCATTGGGTACTGTTAAAGAGGGTCTTGCGGTACGTTAAGGCTACTCATCAATTCGGTCTGCAGTTGCGCTCCTCCTTGCCATCTGTCTTGCATGGGTATTCTGATTCGGATTGGGCTGGTGATGTTCTTGATCGAAAATCTACCAGTGGTTTTGCGGTCTATCTTGGTGATAATCTCGTTTCATGGGTCTGTAGGAAGCAGCGGACTGTGGCTCGGTCTTCGACAGAGGCTGAATATAAGGGTCTTGCTGATGTCGCTGTTGAGGTGTCATGGATTGTCTCGTTGTTGGGCGAGATTGGGTTGTCGCTATCAGCTCCGCCCACcttgtggtgtgacaatctaGGTGCTACATACCTTTGTGCCAATCCGGTGTTTCACGCGCGCACGAAGCATGTTGAGGTGGATTACCACTTTGTGCGAGATAAGGTTACTTCTGGTGTTCTCAAGGTCCATTTTGTCTCCACTCAGGATCAAGTTGCTGACATTTTTACCTAGCCACTGTCAGTTAAGCGGTTTGAGTTTCTCCGAGGCAAGCTGAATGTTGTGTGTTTGCCACCTTCAGCTTGAGGGGGTGTAATAGGACTCTTGTAATCTAACACTCCTAGACTTCTATACCTTGTATTATACTACATGTATTTAGGTATTCTCTGTACATTCATTATGCGATATTCAATACACGTACATTCATCATCTTAATCTTAATTTGGTGAAAAAGACAAAGTTTGTTGAGAGTAGGCATCAAATAGAACCGTTGGTTTGCCCCTTGAATTATTagattaataattgattaaagaTTAATTATGTAAGTACGAAAGCATTGAAAATTATATCCTTGGCTGGCAAGACTCgaataattatacattttaacaTTATTCAATTGTAACTACATAATGTAAAAATGGGCAAAGTATAGTACACAAGTTAAAATTATTTACCTCATATTTAAATTACTCAAATTCTTTTCCCTTGAAttaacaatttttcctttttaaagtcAATAAGTCATGCGAACAATTCATTTGTTGGTTCTTCCAACTATagaatataatttgtttttgacAATGTTGTAAATTGTAAGTCTTCAAATTTCATTCATTCCCccctcccctttttttttttttttttttttttttttttttttttttttttttttttttttttNtttttttttttttagtgtgtgTGCACACGAATATGTGTATTTTAAATGAGAATAATCCCATCCGGTAAAAAAGTAAGGACTAAACCCGCCGcttatcaaatttgtaaatggttaaaggttttagttgtttttttttttttttaaaaaaagttttagttaaaaaaaatcaaatttagaaTTATTACAAACTCTTAAgtttacaatatttttaaactaacctactatttttctctttatttttcaacaaccTTCAACTTTGATCTACCATTAACtatgatagtatatataaagaataagggtcaaatatgtCACTTAACTACACaccaaagtgcaattaggccatcaaactaaaaaaaaataaaaaatacaattgagtCTTTAAACAACACATACTCATGCAATTTAAcccaaaatgacatgtttacctGAAATTGTACTGACGTGACGATTAccgattttaaaaataatttcttaaataattcttaaaaaaaaaaacaaaaacaaaaaccaccGACCGGAGACAAATCGTCTCCGGGTCGACTTCATCtccatggagacgaaggtccACTTCATATCCAACCATGGAGACGAAGATACCTTCCACCTCCGGCCATGGAGATGAACCTTCGTCTCCATATCTAGGGAGACAAAGGGACCTTCGTCTCTTAGACATGGAGACGAAGTCGACCAGAGATGATTTGTCTCCGACGgcaattttttttactacttattttatttaaaattattttaaataattatttttaaaatcggTAACCAATACGTCaggtaaacatgtcattttgattaaattgcatgaatttatGTTGTTCAGaggtttaattgcattttttttttgagttcgatgacctaattaCAGTTTGGTGTGCAGTTGAGTGACCTATTTgaaccctaattttttttttttttttggggtaagAATTTGAACcttaattcttaatttcttattataaTGTTAATCCCTCCTAATTCCCCACCCCAACCAAGCGATACTGATTGAACTTAACCAATGAATAAAACAACGCATGACACAAACAACTGAAACAAGTCAGCAACGACGACTTCAATTTTTAAGTTTTCTCATATTTATACAAGTTGAGATGAAGTAATATAAATCTATTGgttgaataaaattaattatagaaaTCTAACCTAACTGTCCAAAGTGCAAGTCAGCATACGTTTACAAAGTTTTTCATATATTTCATCGTCTCTTGGTGGCCACCATAAGGCAtaacggttttttttttttttttttgaaaacataaggCATAGCGAATTAATTACTCAATTTTTATATGttgtataatatatttcgtGTGTGGAAGGCGGAAGGGGAGAGGCGGGGAGTTAATAAGAGATGCCGAAGTGGCAAAGAGATAAACCTTATCCACCATAGCCAATTGGAGAAGTTGCCACGTAGGATTGGAGATGGCAAGCTCCACGCATTCAACGCATTTTCCACCTCTCGTTGAGAATCCAACACAATCTCCTCCTATCAAAAACATTTCACACCATATACTCATCACATTCAGCAAATTGGAGTAGAACAAAGAAACTGCCTGCCCAGCATAGAGAGCTAAGCTACTGAAAGCAAAATAATGGCCTCTACCTGTGCGGTTTCCATGGCTATGCCATTGACCATTGCGGCCCCGAAGAAGCATGCaactgctgctgctgccttctTGAAGCCGATGCCGATGCCGTTGAGGGAATCCAAGGCAGTTGGGGCGTCGAGACCAGCCGGGAAATTTGAAGTCAGGGCCTCGCTCAAAGAGAAGGCTGTGACTGGATTGACAGCAGCTGCATTGACTGCTGCCATGGTGATTCCAGATGTGGCTCAGGCTGCTGATGGTGTTACTCCGTCTCTCAAGAACTTCTTGCTCAGCATTGTTTCTGGAGGGGTTGTGCTCGGCGCCATTATTGGTGCTATTATTGGTGTCTCCAACTTTGATCCTGTCAAGAGAAGCTAAGAAACAATCCTCAGATGTAATTCTTACCTTTTCCTGCCCGTCTGTCTTGTGTCCGTCCTGATGATTTCTGCATCACCTATCATCTCTGTAGCTGTAATTTTCCAGACATGTGAATGCAATTCAAGATTTTATTTTCCCTGCACTCTACTTTTTCtattgaaaaaagaagaagaccaGAATGAAGCATTTATATGATAAACTGTGAGGAATATAGTTTACAATCTGAGTCTACTTTAATGGCAGTgcaaacagaaaaataaatgtaatgaGAATGTAAGAACTAATACATTCAATATTTAGAAAGAATATATGTTTCTGGATTACAATATCTCAAATATTTAAACTACGTTAGACATTTAAGCATGTCACAAATAACACACCTTACAGCGGTGGATAAAAAAGAACTCTCAGTTGAGTACATGAATTTTTGGTAGTACTTCTCAAGTGTAAATCATAAATGtgtttcctaaaatataaagcTTTTGCAAGAGGAATCTCCAATTTGCCTtcaattattattgaaagatgAAACTTACAGTAAATCTAGCAGATATCTACTTTCCCGAGAATGATCAACTCTCTCAGCCTTGACAACTGTAATCTTTACCCTTTGTTCATCACCATAGCTTTCCTCTTTGATTTTAAGTCTAAACAGAAACTGTGTGAAGATGCACTTTTTTATAATTTCGGAGAATCTGGTATCATCCTCCTCATCAAGCTTCATCATGTACAACTCCTTAGCTGAGCAACCCAAAAGCTCTTCCCCTGATTCCTGGAAGGCAGTTACCCACGTGAGCCCAGTATGATCCTGAATTTGACCTTGAATAAGGTACCTGTAATCACACTCCTCAAATTCTTGATTGCACCGGTCACATATCCATCTTGAATTTCCCGACTTAGTAACTTTTTTGTTACACTGTCTATCTCCAATCATCAAGGGGCACGCGGTGTAACAGAAGGTGTCAGTCTTGATGAAAGTCAACGTTGCCTTAACTGTAACCCAGTCTGGCTTATCTGACCTTCCTAGGCCTTCATCCTTTATCTGAGAGATAGTTTTACGTATCTCATTCTTTGAAATTGAAGGCATAAGTTCCCTAGATATAGAATGTGAAGCTACATCTTTTCCTCCTTGGTCAAACCATTGCCTAAGACCGAAAGCCTCAGGAAAATCTGGATTTATGAAAAGCTGAGTTGCAGAGATTGTTCCTATAGACTTTCCACTGAAATCATTTACTTTTCCGGCTTTGACTGCTAAAACAGGGAAGAAACCAGAGTCTACCATTTCCTGCAGTTGTTGCCCCTCTCTGTTACAGAAATCTCCCCAAAGTGTCAATTCCACACTCCTACCAGATTGATCCTTCAGATTCAGGATTCTTCTTTGAGTCTCCATTCCATTCTTGCGCAGGATGGGAACAGAAGGATTCACACTTATTACAATTCCAATTACATCTAGTATGGAATTGTTTTCAACACTCTCAATTTCACTAATAGGCCTAAAAGAGAACTGTTGTCTAGGTATTGAAGGGTCTTCATCTGGACATTGGTCCACCGTTGAAGATGTTTCCAACAGTATCTCCCACTCATTCTTGAGATGGTTAAAGTTCTTCTGTGCAGGTTTTAAGCTGCCTTTTGATATCATGTAAACTTTCCCAACTTCAATTTTATCATAAAACCGGTCAAGAACAGCATTGAAGCAGGTTACACGTATTTCTCCACCTTCAGAATCAAGGAGATCAAATGAGAAAACTTTTCCATCTCCCCTAGCATTGTTGTAGCGACGGATATCACCTTTTGCAGTCACCCTAGCCTTAATAGCCCACCGACCCTGATAGGGATTCAAAGCAGCAATAGGAATGATGCGTGCTGGTGCTTCATTTTTCATGATTGCCCCATGACCTTTATAGTTTGGAGGTGGTTGGTATGCTGGTTGAATGATTGGGCGGTTGCTCTGAAAATTATTGGCAACACTTTGGGAGCTCAAACTGTTGCTATTGGCAAAGCTTGTTTGCCTGGAACTTTGAGCAGCCATATTGCTATTCCCGTTGAACAATGCAGGCCCAGAAGTTCTGTTGGGAGTTGGTTTCTGATTTCCTAAATCAGTTTCTAAATGTGATTGTGGATTCCCAATTGTTTCACAGTCTGGTATGATAGTTTCCATATTGAGAATGACAACAATCCTGCATCAAGGTGAGGTTATGGTTATGTTTCAAGAAGTAAGagtaaatatagaaaaataactTGAATGTAACAAACAGTTTTTAAATTCTCAGACTAACTGatacaaaattaaagaatttttaGCAATTTAATCTCCTCTTATGCTTTGGTAATCAAGTAGCTGAACTATCAACACTTTGATAATGAGAAAGTATTTTAAATCTCAAATCAATATTAGAAATCAAAATCAGGATTAAATAACAGCATCATTCAGCAGTAATAGctgttaaaatacacaattgCATTGCTGCAGAAAGCCAGAAACAAACTTTACACACAAGTCTATGGggcaaaaaatcaaaatcattaaGATTACGTCATTAGAAAAAGGCTTCTACAAGTCATAAACAACAAATCAGTGGAAGAATTTGCAGTATCATCACACATTCAATTCTTCAGTCTGCTGACTAGAACAGCATAGTTTCAACCTTCTCTTCCAGGTATCATCACCATATTGtaatactattattactatttagGTGAGGGATGATTTTTTCTGCACATTCACAGTGAGTAAAATCACTGCAAAAATCCatcaatttataacatatacTCACATGacaatcaaatatatatacatatattcatgtGAAAAACATAGGATGTGCACCGTATCTGTCACAGCAATGTGAGAATATTTACAGACACACACAAACAAAAATAGGCACATATGCaattcaataatattattaatcaaaATAGCTAATAAATATTCCATAACCAAACACCTTTAGTAGACTCgtaaattttgattttcttcTACGGAACCGTGACGATAATTCAAGCGGAAATTCATATAGTTTAGAAATGAAATTCTAGCATCGAAGGTATTCATTGATAGAAATGAGAGTCATACTTGCGATTTTGAACATTGCTGCAGATGTAATCGATCAACTGGACAACGGAACCGGTGCGGACGCGGCCAGTTTTCACTCGGTCATTGAGCTGAGTAGCGAGCATCGCGTGCTGAGTATAGACCGAATCGGAGAGCAGGAGGCGGTAACGCTCCTGCGTGCTGCCAATGAGCTTGATATCCAAAACCTGGACCAGCGGCTTCGAGTTGACGTCGCCGGCGTTGATAGCCTGGATCGCATTCGCCGTTAAATTCACCGGCGGCATTTGGAAATTGGAACCCTAAGGTGACGTGTACGTAATTCGAGAATTCTGAAGACTTCCGAGAGGTGAACTTTTTGGAAAGTTTAGAGGGCAGTTGATTACCAAAAATGGGTTTAGTCTCTGGATTGGGTATTTATAGAGGAGATGGATGACGAAATGGCGGGGGTGCAACTGTCTCTTCGTAACCACTAACCAGGCAGTTGGAACTTGGAAGACgattttcttttgtttcctttttttatttcaaacGGAAGCCCAGATGAGATTGGACTTGGACCTATTTAAATCACTACTGCGAATCATGGGCTTTGGCCCAAATTCTTAAGTCTAGTCTTTTAGAAATTTAGGCTGCGTTTGAGTTTGTTACCATCGCCCCTTTgccaaattattctgtggactcggGTCATCttgaatttttaatgtttacaatttacatattaaatgtttataatttatcttttaaaaatttataatttatatacttcTCCtcttcataatttatatactacgagcacacaatgttaacatataaaatttatatgttttgatttaaaaacacaatttatattctataaatttacaatttcaatactaaaaatacacaatttaagatCACGATCCACCTTGCAtcttttttgatattttttcgAGTTGGAGCTCCTGAATTGGGGActcaaccttttgggaagaaTTATATTGCAGCAATGAAATTAATATCTTAGGTTGGCCCTTTCTAAGGTTTTGTTTGGGCTTCAATAGAAATTTAAGCGGCACAGACTTTGTCCACTAGCccaatcattaaaaaaaaacatgtaattcatttttaatgaaaatatttagtacgaagtatatattaaaaatagacatgtatattagtgatttactTTGTAATGTTGATCCTGTCTCACAGTTAAATGATTAATTGGATGTactgtaataataattaaaaaaaaaagaaaaaagaaagaggaaGGTAATACCTTGAACAAGAACTCATCATCTTATCACATTTGAAGTAGAATCAGAGTTACCAGACCAAATTATTTCTAACTTTTCTTCTCTTAGGATTGACTCAGGGAGGATTGTCAAACTACATTGATCCTGCGTTAATACTGAATTTAGTcttgatttttctcaatttagttctaAACGTCTTTTTGTGCTTAACTAGGTCATCGACTTCAATGATTTTTCCTAATAGAGTTCTCGTTTCTTAGAATCAATtactaaattaagaaaactcactaaagtcaatgactaaattgagttcTAACCACTATAATTGAGAATTAATTTaggtaaaatcactatagttgaaggttaaattttaattctttcaatttgccTGTTGAGCCAGTTACTAATTTGTAAACACACCACTTGGATACCTATgtagaaattttaaaattaattttaaatatatatatttaaaaaggccgaagaagaaggatgggggagggtttttatttttaatttatttcaaattattttaaaaattttcacatAGGCATAAAGGTGGGGGCATGGTAACCGGTTAGTAATTGGCTCAATGAGCAAATTGAAAGAATTGCATGAAATTAGTTAACTTAGAAAtcaatttacaatttttaaaattgagtggtctaattgtatttttttttatttacagtttgacggtatatatatttgagcctTATCCAGTTATCcctataatttattaaatcaatttaaattaattaattgaaattcaatgaatGAAATTATGGAATGCCAAAAGAATGATATTATCATTGGCATGTAATGAGCAATTGCAGTATTTTTTCCTTACttgttgtttctttaatttctttatgtAGTTGAGATGTGTTGCGTGTGGATGCATTGTGATAAGATCAAAAGGCAAACATTTGGACCACAATATAATGCATCTCCCAAAAGTGCCAATTATTAGCACTTCTTTTGATTGGAGCTGAAAGATTTGAATAATTCTCAATTGcttctacaatatatataatgggaaaataatatcatatcatatcaacaACCACATACAGACACGCATCACATGTTCTTTAGacctatatattatttatttgttgcttATACGAAGAACAAGAATCAAGGAATTCAAACATATACATTATTTGGTATGTATTGcaatgtcattttttatttgataatatattacataaataatatttttacacatGCACAAAATTTGCATACTAACATGCATGGCTTACTTTGATTATGTGTTTGGCCAGTTaatttaagtaaataaaaaaaaataaatgttgccCTGAAAAAGGTGGTCGAGTGGGTACGGGAGCATATATAACTTTCATCATTAAAGGTTATGAATTTGACTTTTCTCAACACCATCCCGATTGAATTAGAGTTGTATATGATCTTCATAGTACAAGCATTACatatgaaaaacaaaacaaaacaaacaaaaaacaaaaaaaaaaaaaacaaaaattacattGACTAATTTAATCACCatataaaaaggaaataaatttatatGAACAACATCATTCTTCATGATGCCGGCCACCATCTTTAGGTTTATTTTTCCTTGTAAGAACAACAATAatgtcaaatttaaatatttattttgatataaaataaatatttattaatgcaTGCATTGCAATATTACCAAGTTACATATAAAGACAGAAAATACTCAGGGCCGGTCCAAAGGTTTTATAGGCCCTTgggtgaaattaaaaaaaaatggcccCTATATGAAGAATTCGTTTCTGGATGATtaatttgtttacttcttttgtctttttttacTTCCGGATGAAAGTTTTTTTAGGCaacattgtaaaaaaaaaaaaaaaaagggaaaagggtcaaataggcccctaaactttacaccaaaagtcaattaggcacctaAATTTTGAAAagggtcaattaaacccttttaCATGTCAAATTGAGGCAATGAAGCCCAATAACCGATAAacgacctgtaataacaggtcatttaAGTTCCGGCGACATATTCCGGCGACCGGTGAcagcctatttgacccttttccctaaaaaaatttattataaaatcgatcttaacaaaaaaaaaaaaaaaaaaaaaaaaaaaaaaaaaNNNNNNNNNNNNNNNNNNNNNNNNNNNNNNNNNNNNNNNNNNNNNNNNNNNNNNNNNNNNNNNNNNNNNNNNNNNNNNNNNNNNNNNNNNNNNNNNNNNNNNNNNNNNNNNNNNNNNNNNNNNNNNNNNNNNNNNNNNNNNNNNNNNNNNNNNNNNNNNNNNNNNNNNNNNNNNNNNNNNNNNNNNNNNNNNNNNNNNNNNNNNNNNNNNNNNNNNNNNNNNNNNNNNNNNNNNNNNNNNNNNNNNNNNNNNNNNNNNNNNNNNNNNNNNNNNNNNNNNNNNNNNNNNNNNNNNNNNNNNNNNNNNNNNNNNNNNNNNNNNNNNNNNNNNNNNNNNNNNNNNNNNNNNNNNNNNNNNNNNNNNNNNNNNNNNNNNNNNNNNNNNNNNNNNNNNNNNNNNNNNNNNNNNNNNNNNNNNNNNNNNNNNNNNNNNNNNNNNNNNNNNNNNNNNNNNNNNNNNNNNNNNNNNNNNNNNNNNNNNNNNNNNNNNNNNNNNNNNNNNNNNNNNNNNNNNNNNNNNNNNNNNNNNNNNNNNNNNNNNNNNNNNNNNNNNNNNNNNNNNNNNNNNNNNNNNNNNNNNNNNNNNNNNNNNNNNNNNNNNNNNNNNNNNNNNNNNNNNNNNNNNNNNNNNNNNNNNNNNNNNNNNNNNNNNNNNNNNNNNNNNNNNNNNNNNNNNNNNNNNNNNNNNNNNNNNNNNNNNNNNNNNNNNNNNNNNNNNNNNNNNNNNNNNNNNNNNNNNNNNNNNNNNNNNNNNNNNNNNNNNNNNNNNNNNNNNNNNNNNNNNNNNNNNNNNNNNNNNNNNNNNNNNNNNNNNNNNNNNNNNNNNNNNNNNNNNNNNNNNNNNNNNNNNNNNNNNNNNNNNNNNNNNNNNNNNNNNNNNNNNNNNNNNNNNNNNNNNNNNNNNNNNNNNNNNNNNNNNNNNNNNNNNNNNNNNNNNNNNNNNNNNNNNNNNNNNNNNNNNNNNNNNNNNNNNNNNNNNNNNNNNNNNNNNNNNNNNNNNNNNNNNNNNNNNNNNNNNNNNNNNNNNNNNNNNNNNNNNNNNNNNNNNNNNNNNNNNNNNNNNNNNNNNNNNNNNNNNNNNNNNNNNNNNNNNNNNNNNNNNNNNNNNNNNNNNNNNNNNNNNNNNNNNNNNNNNNNNNNNNNNNNNNNNNNNNNNNNNNNNNNNNNNNNNNNNNNNNNNNNNNNNNNNNNNNNNNNNNNNNNNNNNNNNNNNNNNNNNNNNNNNNNNNNNNNNNNNNNNNNNNNNNNNNNNNNNNNNNNNNNNNNNNNNNNNNNNNNNNNNNNNNNNNN from Ipomoea triloba cultivar NCNSP0323 chromosome 12, ASM357664v1 encodes the following:
- the LOC115998867 gene encoding uncharacterized protein LOC115998867; protein product: MASTCAVSMAMPLTIAAPKKHATAAAAFLKPMPMPLRESKAVGASRPAGKFEVRASLKEKAVTGLTAAALTAAMVIPDVAQAADGVTPSLKNFLLSIVSGGVVLGAIIGAIIGVSNFDPVKRS
- the LOC115998866 gene encoding replication protein A 70 kDa DNA-binding subunit A, with amino-acid sequence MPPVNLTANAIQAINAGDVNSKPLVQVLDIKLIGSTQERYRLLLSDSVYTQHAMLATQLNDRVKTGRVRTGSVVQLIDYICSNVQNRKIVVILNMETIIPDCETIGNPQSHLETDLGNQKPTPNRTSGPALFNGNSNMAAQSSRQTSFANSNSLSSQSVANNFQSNRPIIQPAYQPPPNYKGHGAIMKNEAPARIIPIAALNPYQGRWAIKARVTAKGDIRRYNNARGDGKVFSFDLLDSEGGEIRVTCFNAVLDRFYDKIEVGKVYMISKGSLKPAQKNFNHLKNEWEILLETSSTVDQCPDEDPSIPRQQFSFRPISEIESVENNSILDVIGIVISVNPSVPILRKNGMETQRRILNLKDQSGRSVELTLWGDFCNREGQQLQEMVDSGFFPVLAVKAGKVNDFSGKSIGTISATQLFINPDFPEAFGLRQWFDQGGKDVASHSISRELMPSISKNEIRKTISQIKDEGLGRSDKPDWVTVKATLTFIKTDTFCYTACPLMIGDRQCNKKVTKSGNSRWICDRCNQEFEECDYRYLIQGQIQDHTGLTWVTAFQESGEELLGCSAKELYMMKLDEEDDTRFSEIIKKCIFTQFLFRLKIKEESYGDEQRVKITVVKAERVDHSRESRYLLDLL